The following coding sequences are from one Gemmatimonadales bacterium window:
- the pstB gene encoding phosphate ABC transporter ATP-binding protein PstB produces MSFTFGTHASGTEPPGTHGFDAHAGPRPFAPVVRATLARRPDAPRVAGDGPPAIEVRDFNFWYGPRQVLRDLTFAIPHKAVTAIIGPSGCGKSTFLRSINRLNDLIPGARHTGDIRVQGVSVTAPGTDLVALRQRVGMVFQRPNPFPKSVFDNVAYGPALNGLVSRRDLPDLVERCLQQAALWDEVKDRLDKPGTGLSGGQQQRLCIARALGNQPEVLLMDEPCSALDPIATQRVEELIVDLKQHYTIVIVTHNMQQAARVSDWTGFFDRGDLVEFDETDRIFTAPANERTEAYITGRFG; encoded by the coding sequence ATGAGCTTTACGTTCGGAACCCACGCTTCAGGCACCGAGCCTCCGGGCACGCACGGCTTCGACGCGCATGCGGGCCCGCGTCCGTTCGCGCCCGTGGTGCGCGCCACGCTCGCGCGCCGTCCGGACGCGCCCCGCGTGGCCGGCGACGGACCGCCCGCCATCGAGGTGCGCGACTTCAATTTCTGGTACGGGCCGCGGCAGGTGCTCCGCGACCTTACGTTCGCGATTCCGCACAAGGCCGTGACCGCCATCATCGGCCCCTCGGGGTGCGGCAAGAGCACGTTTCTCCGCTCGATCAACCGGCTCAACGACCTCATTCCCGGCGCGCGCCACACCGGCGACATACGGGTGCAAGGTGTTTCGGTGACGGCGCCCGGCACCGATCTGGTGGCGCTGCGGCAGCGCGTCGGCATGGTCTTCCAGCGGCCGAATCCGTTTCCCAAGTCGGTCTTCGACAACGTCGCGTACGGCCCCGCACTCAACGGGCTCGTCTCCCGGCGCGATCTCCCCGACCTGGTCGAGCGCTGCCTGCAGCAGGCGGCGCTCTGGGACGAGGTGAAGGACCGGTTGGACAAGCCGGGCACGGGGCTCTCGGGTGGCCAGCAGCAGCGGCTCTGCATCGCGCGCGCGCTCGGCAACCAGCCCGAGGTGCTCCTCATGGACGAGCCCTGCTCGGCGCTGGACCCGATCGCGACCCAGCGGGTGGAGGAGCTGATCGTGGACTTGAAGCAGCACTACACGATCGTGATCGTCACCCACAACATGCAGCAGGCGGCCCGCGTCTCCGACTGGACCGGGTTCTTCGACCGCGGCGACCTCGTCGAATTCGACGAGACCGACCGTATTTTCACGGCGCCCGCCAACGAGCGGACCGAGGCCTACATCACTGGGAGGTTCGGATGA
- the pstB gene encoding phosphate ABC transporter ATP-binding protein PstB has product MAEPVTTGPTPAAFGQPAPAGAVAAPPVRIETDRLTAMYGKFTAVKNVSLRFRSNRVHALIGPSGCGKSTFLRTLNRMHELSEGGWITGRVLLDGENIYDPRVNAMQLRRRVGMVFQRPTPFPAMSIFDNVAAGLRVNGRIARSALSEIVERSLRQAALWDEVKDRLKAPATGLSGGQQQRLCLARTIAPSPEVVLLDEPTASLDPQGTQRIEELLFELKQDYTIVIVTHNLQQAARVSDTTTLFYLGSMIETGATRQIFTAPREAQTEAYITGRFG; this is encoded by the coding sequence ATGGCTGAGCCGGTGACGACGGGTCCGACCCCCGCTGCGTTCGGCCAACCCGCGCCCGCCGGTGCCGTCGCGGCACCGCCGGTCCGGATCGAGACCGACCGCCTCACCGCCATGTACGGCAAGTTCACCGCGGTGAAGAACGTCTCGCTCCGCTTCCGCTCGAACCGGGTGCACGCGCTCATCGGCCCCTCCGGCTGCGGCAAGAGCACCTTTCTTCGCACGCTCAACCGGATGCACGAGCTGTCGGAGGGGGGTTGGATCACGGGGCGGGTGCTGCTCGACGGCGAGAACATCTACGACCCGCGGGTGAACGCGATGCAGTTGCGGCGCCGGGTCGGGATGGTGTTCCAGCGCCCGACGCCGTTTCCCGCCATGTCGATCTTCGACAATGTCGCGGCAGGGCTCCGGGTGAACGGGCGGATCGCGCGGTCGGCCCTGAGCGAAATCGTCGAGCGCTCGCTGCGCCAGGCCGCGCTCTGGGACGAGGTGAAGGATCGCCTCAAGGCGCCGGCCACCGGCCTCTCCGGCGGGCAGCAGCAACGGCTATGCCTCGCGCGCACCATCGCGCCGTCGCCCGAAGTCGTGCTGCTCGACGAGCCCACCGCGTCACTCGACCCGCAGGGAACCCAGCGCATCGAGGAGCTGTTGTTCGAGCTGAAACAGGACTACACCATCGTGATCGTCACCCACAACTTGCAGCAGGCCGCGCGGGTCTCGGATACCACGACGCTCTTCTATCTTGGATCCATGATCGAGACCGGCGCCACCCGCCAGATCTTCACGGCGCCCCGGGAAGCGCAGACCGAGGCATACATCACGGGGCGCTTCGGATGA
- the pstA gene encoding phosphate ABC transporter permease PstA has product MRRRIVRRARSRIMVGLMVVAVIIALLPLFIILADLVARGASSLSWAFFTRLPAPPGEPGGGVAQAIVGTLEIVGTAALIGLPVGIAAGVFCAEYPAHRLTWATRFVADVLNGTPSIVVGVFAWAWIVARQKHFSAFAGSVALALLMIPMVLRTAEEMITLVPNSLREAALALGYPRWRTSLTVVIRTAMPGIVTGSLLAVARIAGETAPLLFTALGSQYFSFRLSQPTAALPLVVYNYATGPYEQWHAYAWAAALVLIIIVLVLSVGARLAIRSRAHG; this is encoded by the coding sequence GTGAGGCGGCGAATCGTGCGCCGGGCACGGAGCCGCATCATGGTGGGGCTCATGGTGGTTGCGGTCATCATCGCCCTCTTGCCGCTGTTCATCATCCTCGCAGACCTCGTGGCCAGGGGCGCGAGCAGCCTCTCGTGGGCATTCTTCACCCGGCTTCCGGCGCCCCCGGGGGAGCCGGGTGGCGGCGTGGCGCAGGCGATCGTGGGCACGCTCGAGATCGTGGGCACCGCCGCGCTCATCGGGCTCCCGGTCGGCATCGCGGCCGGCGTCTTCTGCGCCGAGTACCCGGCGCACCGGCTCACCTGGGCCACGCGCTTCGTGGCGGACGTGCTGAACGGCACGCCGTCCATCGTCGTTGGCGTCTTCGCATGGGCCTGGATCGTCGCTCGGCAGAAGCATTTCTCTGCCTTCGCCGGGAGCGTGGCGCTGGCGCTGCTCATGATCCCGATGGTGCTCCGGACCGCCGAGGAGATGATCACGCTGGTGCCGAACTCGCTGCGCGAGGCCGCGCTGGCACTCGGCTATCCGCGCTGGCGCACCAGCCTCACCGTCGTGATCCGCACCGCGATGCCCGGTATCGTGACCGGCAGCCTGCTCGCGGTGGCGCGCATCGCGGGCGAGACGGCGCCGCTGCTCTTCACCGCGCTCGGCAGCCAGTACTTCTCCTTCCGGCTCTCGCAGCCCACGGCGGCGCTCCCGCTCGTGGTCTACAACTACGCCACCGGACCGTACGAGCAGTGGCACGCGTATGCGTGGGCGGCGGCGCTGGTCCTCATCATCATCGTGCTGGTGCTGAGCGTAGGCGCGCGGCTCGCGATCCGGAGTCGGGCGCATGGCTGA
- the pstC gene encoding phosphate ABC transporter permease subunit PstC, translating into MITAPPEGATRLGTARARLPLSLHGASYGDQVFKLVLTAGAALLPIILAFLLVELISGSRLAIGKFGLQFITSSAWDPVAGEFGALPLIYGTVVSSLIALVIAVPLSLGVAIYLTEFAPNVLRQPVAFLIGLLAAIPSVVYGLWGIFVLIPLLRTTAFPLLRSTFGVLPIFQGPIYGPSMLTAGIILAIMVMPYIMSVSREVLLAVPSSQREASLALGATRWEAVQTTVLPYARSGIIGAVILGLGRALGETMAVTMVIGNRHAIAASLFAPGYTMAAAIANEFAEAVTDLHLSALAYVALTLFGLTVIVNAGARLLIWRVARGSAVGSKAL; encoded by the coding sequence ATGATCACCGCTCCTCCCGAGGGCGCCACTCGCCTCGGCACCGCCCGGGCGCGACTGCCGCTGTCGCTCCACGGTGCGAGTTACGGCGACCAGGTGTTCAAACTGGTGCTCACGGCGGGCGCGGCGCTCCTGCCGATCATCCTCGCGTTCCTGCTCGTGGAGCTCATTTCAGGCTCGCGGCTCGCCATCGGCAAGTTCGGGCTCCAGTTCATCACCTCGAGCGCATGGGATCCGGTAGCCGGCGAGTTCGGCGCCCTGCCGCTCATCTACGGTACGGTGGTGTCGTCGCTCATCGCGCTCGTGATCGCCGTGCCCCTCTCGCTCGGCGTCGCCATCTATCTCACCGAGTTTGCACCGAACGTACTCCGGCAGCCCGTCGCCTTTCTCATCGGCCTTCTTGCGGCGATCCCGAGCGTAGTGTACGGACTCTGGGGCATCTTCGTGTTGATCCCCCTGCTCCGGACGACGGCGTTCCCCCTGCTCCGCAGCACGTTCGGCGTGCTGCCCATCTTTCAAGGGCCGATCTACGGCCCGTCGATGCTCACGGCCGGCATCATTCTCGCCATCATGGTGATGCCGTACATCATGTCGGTCTCGCGCGAGGTGCTGCTCGCGGTGCCCTCCAGCCAGCGCGAAGCGTCGCTCGCGCTCGGCGCCACGCGTTGGGAGGCCGTTCAGACGACGGTGCTTCCCTACGCGCGTTCCGGCATCATCGGCGCCGTGATCCTGGGCTTGGGCCGAGCGCTGGGCGAGACGATGGCGGTGACGATGGTGATCGGCAACCGGCACGCCATCGCCGCGTCGCTCTTCGCGCCCGGCTACACGATGGCGGCGGCGATCGCCAACGAGTTCGCCGAGGCTGTGACCGACCTGCATCTCTCCGCGCTGGCCTACGTCGCGCTGACGCTCTTCGGGCTCACCGTCATCGTGAACGCCGGCGCGCGGCTCCTCATCTGGCGGGTGGCGCGCGGGTCGGCCGTCGGGAGCAAGGCGCTGTGA
- the pstS gene encoding phosphate ABC transporter substrate-binding protein PstS → MTLAGPLACGPAGEGGGHAPGAASGNRTGADLTGAGATFPYPIYARWFDAYAKQIGVRINFQAIGSGGGIRQFTEGTIDFGATDSPMTDAQVAAVHGNVRHLPTVLGAVVLTYNLPSLGATRLRLDGPVIAAIFQGEITRWNDPHIGSLNPGVTLPTTDVLVIHRSDGSGTSFIFTDYLAKVSPRWATSVGRSTSVDWPIGLGGKGNEGVTQQVKQLEGAVGYVELIYAQSNHLPVATVRNRAGNFVEPTLKSVTAAAASAHLGSDTDFRVSITNAPGADSYPISSFTWLLVRPTPVDTAKARKLDGFLAWMLTPEAQQMALAIGYAPLPTDVIALERRRITVP, encoded by the coding sequence GTGACGCTGGCCGGCCCCCTCGCGTGCGGCCCCGCCGGCGAAGGCGGCGGGCACGCGCCGGGCGCCGCGTCCGGCAACCGCACCGGCGCCGATCTCACCGGAGCCGGCGCCACGTTTCCCTATCCCATTTACGCCCGCTGGTTCGACGCCTACGCCAAGCAGATCGGCGTGCGCATCAACTTCCAGGCGATCGGCTCGGGCGGCGGCATCCGGCAGTTCACCGAGGGCACCATCGACTTCGGCGCCACCGACAGCCCGATGACCGACGCGCAGGTCGCCGCCGTGCACGGCAACGTGCGCCACCTGCCGACGGTGCTCGGCGCGGTGGTGCTCACTTATAACCTGCCGTCGCTTGGAGCCACGCGCCTCCGGCTCGATGGGCCCGTGATCGCCGCCATCTTCCAGGGCGAGATCACCCGCTGGAACGACCCGCACATCGGCTCGCTCAACCCGGGCGTCACGCTCCCCACCACCGACGTCCTCGTGATCCACCGCTCCGACGGCTCGGGCACGAGCTTCATCTTCACCGACTATCTCGCCAAGGTCTCGCCCCGCTGGGCCACGTCCGTCGGCCGGAGCACGTCGGTGGATTGGCCCATCGGGCTCGGTGGCAAGGGTAACGAGGGCGTGACCCAGCAGGTGAAGCAGCTCGAGGGCGCCGTCGGTTACGTCGAGCTGATCTACGCGCAGTCGAATCACCTGCCCGTGGCCACGGTGCGAAACCGCGCGGGCAACTTTGTCGAACCCACGCTCAAGTCGGTCACCGCCGCCGCCGCGAGTGCGCATCTCGGATCCGACACCGATTTCCGTGTGTCCATCACCAACGCGCCGGGCGCGGACTCGTACCCGATCTCCTCCTTCACCTGGCTCCTCGTGCGCCCCACGCCGGTGGACACCGCCAAGGCGCGGAAGCTCGATGGCTTTCTCGCGTGGATGTTGACGCCCGAAGCCCAGCAGATGGCCCTGGCGATCGGCTACGCACCGCTCCCCACGGACGTGATCGCACTCGAGCGCCGCCGCATCACCGTGCCCTGA
- a CDS encoding ATP-binding protein produces the protein MSFAKRLILGTLFVLISTIAVLVWGAERSLRHGLEAELASSLERSARLVRAAISPDSLSWPAAVRRFARENGIRITLIDQAGRVRADSDYPRGLPPAADSARADSLLAAPDVKAALAGGHGVDIRRGSSGRPTLRVTLPGGPGVIRVSAALDKVDDAVHRARAAMLGAAVLALVVGTLLAFVAARSITLPLTGLAGAARDIAAGSLPRFPRSGIPEIDGLVSALRDMHRQLAERFEELRRERGEIAALSESMIEGVIAADGRGRIVTANEAARRLLGYEADEPLPDLPELFRAKAAREIVDAALAGRAVEGREIELAGSALLVTARPMPSRGALLVLLDLSELRRLEAVRRDFVANVSHELKTPLTSISGYAETLLTDAPDGETSRRFLTTILANARRMQRLVDDLLDLSRIERGGWQPAVEPVNVAAAAEEAWSPLADRAAQGGVAFAVDVAPDAATVSADPDALRQVLGNLLDNSLRHTPAGGRIACIARREGAGVSIAVQDTGRGIAREHLPRIFERFYRADPGRTRGEGGTGLGLAIVKHLVEAHGGRVTAESERGRGTTVRCWFPDA, from the coding sequence GTGAGCTTCGCCAAGCGGCTGATCCTCGGCACACTCTTCGTCCTCATCTCCACCATCGCCGTGCTCGTCTGGGGCGCCGAGCGCTCGCTCCGGCACGGCCTCGAGGCGGAGCTCGCAAGCTCGCTCGAGCGCTCGGCCCGGCTCGTGCGCGCGGCGATTTCACCCGACTCGCTCTCGTGGCCCGCGGCCGTGCGCCGTTTCGCCCGCGAGAATGGGATCCGCATCACGCTCATCGATCAGGCCGGGCGGGTGCGCGCCGATAGCGACTATCCGCGCGGGCTCCCGCCCGCTGCCGATTCGGCGCGCGCCGATTCGCTGCTCGCGGCGCCCGACGTGAAGGCCGCTCTGGCAGGCGGGCACGGCGTGGACATCCGGCGCGGATCGTCGGGACGGCCGACGCTCCGTGTGACGCTGCCCGGCGGCCCCGGTGTCATCCGCGTCTCCGCCGCTCTCGACAAGGTGGACGATGCCGTGCACCGGGCGCGGGCCGCGATGCTGGGCGCCGCGGTGTTGGCACTCGTGGTCGGGACGCTGCTCGCCTTCGTCGCGGCGCGGTCGATCACACTACCGCTCACCGGACTCGCGGGCGCGGCTCGTGACATCGCAGCCGGCTCGTTGCCCCGGTTTCCCCGCTCGGGCATTCCCGAGATCGACGGCCTGGTTTCGGCGTTGCGCGACATGCACCGCCAGCTCGCCGAACGGTTCGAGGAGTTGCGGCGCGAGCGCGGCGAGATCGCGGCGCTGAGCGAATCGATGATCGAAGGTGTGATCGCCGCTGACGGGCGCGGGCGAATCGTGACCGCCAACGAGGCCGCCCGGCGCCTGCTGGGTTACGAGGCCGATGAGCCGCTGCCCGATCTGCCCGAGCTCTTCCGCGCCAAGGCGGCGCGCGAAATTGTGGACGCCGCCCTCGCGGGCCGCGCGGTCGAGGGCCGGGAGATCGAGCTGGCCGGCAGCGCGCTCCTGGTGACCGCGCGTCCGATGCCGTCGCGCGGCGCGCTGCTCGTGCTGCTCGATCTCTCGGAACTGCGCCGGCTCGAGGCGGTCCGGCGCGACTTCGTCGCCAACGTCTCCCACGAGCTCAAGACGCCGCTCACCTCGATCTCGGGCTACGCCGAGACGCTGCTCACCGACGCGCCGGACGGAGAGACGTCGCGCCGCTTTCTCACGACCATTCTCGCGAATGCCCGCCGCATGCAGCGGCTGGTGGACGATCTGCTCGACCTCTCGCGCATCGAGCGGGGCGGCTGGCAGCCGGCGGTCGAGCCGGTGAACGTCGCGGCCGCCGCGGAGGAAGCATGGAGCCCGCTGGCCGACCGCGCGGCGCAGGGCGGCGTCGCCTTTGCCGTCGACGTGGCGCCCGACGCCGCCACCGTGAGCGCCGATCCCGATGCACTGCGCCAGGTGCTCGGCAACCTGCTGGACAACTCGCTGCGCCACACGCCGGCCGGCGGCAGGATCGCGTGCATCGCCCGACGTGAGGGCGCCGGTGTGTCGATCGCAGTGCAGGACACCGGCCGGGGCATCGCGCGCGAGCACCTGCCGCGCATCTTCGAGCGCTTCTACCGCGCCGACCCCGGGCGCACGCGTGGTGAGGGCGGCACCGGGCTCGGGCTCGCGATCGTGAAGCACCTGGTCGAGGCGCACGGTGGTCGCGTGACGGCCGAGAGCGAGCGCGGCCGGGGCACGACGGTGCGCTGCTGGTTTCCCGATGCCTGA